The DNA window CGGCGAAACTCGTGCCGGACCGTATGACGACATGGGGCGCCTACCTGTCGGCGCTGCACGCGTCCCGGCAAAAGGATTCGAAGCGCGCATCCGAATATTTCATCTCGGTCACGCCGAAGGCGCCCGGCCACGCCGCCCTGATGGTCCGGGCGCTGCGGTCCCACGTCCTTGCCGGACGCCTGGAGCGTGCGGGCGGCCTCGCCGGACAGATCGCGGCGCTCGCGCCCGGACAGGCGATGGCCCGCCTGATACTCGTCCTGCGCGCCGCAAGGAACGGGCGTTATGCCGAGGCGCAGACCCATCTCGACCGGCTGCCGCACAGTAATTTCAACCGTCTGCTGCTGCCCCTGATGCATGCCTGGCTGGCCCTGGGCCGGCACCGCGATCCGGATCTGGCGCTGGACGAGCATCGCGATCTGGAAGGCGAGCAGCAGTTCCAGCTCTTCCGCCTCATGCACGCGGCGCACCTGCTCGACGTCGCCGGGCAGACGGAGCGCGCGGCCGAGGCCTATCGGGCGATTTCGAGCGTCCCGGCGTTCCTCTCGCTCAGGATGACGGAGACCCTGGCCAACTTCCTTGCCCGGTCCGGCGAAAGGGCGGCGGCGCTCGAGGCCGTCGACCGGCATCTGTCCGTCGCTCCGGACTCCATGACCGTCCGGTCCCTGCGGGCGGCGATTCGCGGCGGAGGGCCGGTCAGGCCCCTGATCGGCTCGCCGGCCGACGGACTGGCCGAGGTGCTGCTCAATCTGGCGGGCGCGTTCGAGGAGGGCGACCGCGCCGAGCAGGCGCTGCCGCTGGCGCAACTCGCGGTCTGGATGCGGCCGCACGATGCGGCCTCGGTCTTCCTGCTCGGCAGCATACTCGAGCGGGACAGCCGCTATGGCGACGCGGTCGCGGTTTTCGGCAGGCTGCAATCCGGAACCATCTACAGCTGGGAAGCGCGCAAATCGGCCGCGGCGTCGATGGCCGAACTCGACCGCCACACCGCCGCGTTCACCGCCCTGGAAACAATGGCGCAAGAGCGGCCCAACCGCTACGACGCCCTGTGGCTGATGGGCAACGTGCATCGCAGCCGCTCGGCGTTCGGCGATGCGGTGCTGGCCTACGACCGGGCGATCGGGCGCATTCCGAAGATCGCCCGGCGTCACTGGAATCTCCTCTATGCCCGGGGCATCGCGCTCGAGCGGTCCGGCCAATGGCCCCGCGCCGAGGCGGATTTCCTTCATGCGCTCAAGCTCAATCCCGGTCAGCCCTATGTGCTGAACTACCTCGCCTATTCCTGGGTCGATCGGGGCGAGCGGCTGGTGCGGGCGCGCGGGATGCTGGAGGAAGCCGTGCGCAAGCGGCCGAACGACGGCTATATCGTCGATTCCGTCGGCTGGGTGGAATACCGGCTGGGAAATTTCGAGGCGGCGGTCCGCCATCTGGAACGGGCCGCGGAGCTGCGGCCCCACGACCCGATCATCAACCAGCATCTGGGCGACGCCTACTGGCGGGCGAGCCGGCGCAACGAGGCGCGCTTCCAGTGGAACCGGGCGCTGTGGCTCGGACCCGAAGACGCCGACCGCAAGAAGATCGAAGAGAGGCTGCGGGGCGGCCTGCCGCCCTTCAAGCCGATCGCGCGTCAATAGACCGGCCGGCACGACCCCGAAGAGCCGCCGAAGCGCCGTCATGCCGCCCGCCGTGCAGCCCGGATCGCCGTTGCAGGCGTTCGCACCGGCCAAGATCAACCTGTGGCTCCACGTCACCGGCCGTCGGCCCGACGGCTACCGCGAACTCGACAGCCTGGTCGCCTTCGCCGATGTCGGGGACCGGCTGAGCGCTGCGCCGGCCGGCGATTTGACCCTGACCGTCTCCGGCCCGTTTACCCCGGCGCTCGACGCCGGCGCCGACAACCTCGTCCTGCGGGCGGCGCGATCTCTCGCGGCGCATTGCGGCGTCTCGGCGAACGCTGCGCTCCATCTGGAAAAGAACCTGCCGGTCGCCGCGGGGATCGGCGGCGGCTCGTCCGATGCCGCCACGGCGCTGCGCCTGTGCGCCCGGCTGTGGCGGGCCGATGTCGGCAACAGGGCGATGGCGCGGCTGGCGCTCGATCTCGGCGCGGACGTTCCCGCCTGCCTGGCGGGGACGACCGCCCGCATGACCGGGATAGGAGAGAAACTGGCGCCGCTCGATCCGGCGCCGCCGGCCGCCCCGGCGGTTCTCGTCAATCCGGGGACGGCGGTTTCGACCGGGCAGGTCTTCGAGGCGCTGGCTGGGTCCTTCGGGTCGCCGGCCGAAGATCGCGGCGGCGATCTTGCCGGCCGCGCGGCCGCAAACCGCAACGATCTGGAAGTGCCGGCGATCGCGCTTGTGCCGGGAATAGCGGATGTCCTGGCCGCCTTGCGCGCCGCGCC is part of the Rhodospirillaceae bacterium genome and encodes:
- a CDS encoding tetratricopeptide repeat protein, whose translation is MSGAGQPAAAKLVPDRMTTWGAYLSALHASRQKDSKRASEYFISVTPKAPGHAALMVRALRSHVLAGRLERAGGLAGQIAALAPGQAMARLILVLRAARNGRYAEAQTHLDRLPHSNFNRLLLPLMHAWLALGRHRDPDLALDEHRDLEGEQQFQLFRLMHAAHLLDVAGQTERAAEAYRAISSVPAFLSLRMTETLANFLARSGERAAALEAVDRHLSVAPDSMTVRSLRAAIRGGGPVRPLIGSPADGLAEVLLNLAGAFEEGDRAEQALPLAQLAVWMRPHDAASVFLLGSILERDSRYGDAVAVFGRLQSGTIYSWEARKSAAASMAELDRHTAAFTALETMAQERPNRYDALWLMGNVHRSRSAFGDAVLAYDRAIGRIPKIARRHWNLLYARGIALERSGQWPRAEADFLHALKLNPGQPYVLNYLAYSWVDRGERLVRARGMLEEAVRKRPNDGYIVDSVGWVEYRLGNFEAAVRHLERAAELRPHDPIINQHLGDAYWRASRRNEARFQWNRALWLGPEDADRKKIEERLRGGLPPFKPIARQ
- a CDS encoding 4-(cytidine 5'-diphospho)-2-C-methyl-D-erythritol kinase produces the protein MPPAVQPGSPLQAFAPAKINLWLHVTGRRPDGYRELDSLVAFADVGDRLSAAPAGDLTLTVSGPFTPALDAGADNLVLRAARSLAAHCGVSANAALHLEKNLPVAAGIGGGSSDAATALRLCARLWRADVGNRAMARLALDLGADVPACLAGTTARMTGIGEKLAPLDPAPPAAPAVLVNPGTAVSTGQVFEALAGSFGSPAEDRGGDLAGRAAANRNDLEVPAIALVPGIADVLAALRAAPGLRLARMSGSGATCFGLFDGDAEAAAAARAIAAAHPSWWVAACSIGGRFGG